The Lytechinus variegatus isolate NC3 chromosome 11, Lvar_3.0, whole genome shotgun sequence genome contains the following window.
atgagatagagacacatatttcaccgacaaattaatgcgagcgcgaagcgcgagctgaaatttttaaagtatactgacctgaaaacaggaaaaaggtgcctgtttaggactgtttgtagtaactcatgaggaggatacatatctcactacacagataatgcgagtgccgagggcgagctgaaatttacttatattctgaccagaaagcttgatattctaagcattcttggtaccaatgattaagatgggtatctaaaaaaaatgcgagcgcgaagcgcgagcttaaaattgtgatttttcgatctgaaaacattacagtttaatgtacgttttaaaaaagaacaagattatatccaacaaaagattattgcaaatcgaagcgggagttcttttgaggttcaggggcccgttgcagaaagagttgcgtttaaacgcaagtcaaaaaatcaagcgcaagttccaaatgcgcgctgttgattggttgaaaatcaagttgcgcatgatttttagagttgcgattgattgcaaatctttctgcaacgggacccagaactaaaaacgggacattcgattcacctatttaatcatgaaaagtatggggttttgctacagaagtgatgcgagcgcgaagcgcgagctgaaaatttttatgttccaatctgaaaagcggataatttaagcatgatttttaataaagaacgagttgtgtagctcaatctcgtttgctgatttctgtgtaacattaccatcttattgtttttgcacatgcggaattattggggagggcaaaacgatcattcttgaccgcggcgccgatctagatttggttagcaataggcccttcttcattattctaccggcgcttatttattgaaatcaggggacgctgatcattcttgaccggcgccgatctAAATTTAggcggcgccggttaagacaaaggcagcgccgatttgtcttgaccggcgccgatttaaacaagtagtactgattatttttaccgacgttacgtaagattcaggcagcggcaatccataatcgactggcgccgatctagaaccaggaggcctcgattattcttgactggcgccgatttttaaccaggtggtgctgattattcttgaccagccccgatttagatataggtggcgctgattatccttgatcggcgccggttaagaactcaggcagcgccgagttttctttaccggcgccgatttataaccagatgacgccgattgttcttgtccagcgtcgatttagatttaggtggcgctaattatccttgatcggcccCGGTAAAGACTCTGGCAgtgccgatttttcttgactggcgccgatttataactaaatagcgctgattagtcttgtccggcgccgatttagattaaggtggcgctgattattcttgattggcgccagttatatgcaggcagcgcactgctaccggcgaagttgttgggtaacgtatttaactctatgggtaaagggtagttaaaagaaaaaataaggaagatgatatgattacgctttgctggggatagtctttcctttactgttgctaatgttatatcagtgtatattttttttaagcagcgccttttccctttctttcctttgtttttaatttttcaagcggcgccttttctttcttttacttttttaaatttttttattgatatttatataattttataaatattaggggggcgcgcgcaccctgcgcacccccctggatccgccgatgaTAATGGGTGGGTTCGTCTTAGCCAAAGGGTCCGTTTTACCCCACTCTCTCCAACAATGAAAACATTAAAACTAAAATGGTGAAATGTGACATAAATAACAAATGCACCGAGTTCATCATTTAACCTATAGTAAGTTTGTATTGATTGGTTTTAATCTTATCAAGTGATGTGATTTGGATTGCtccttttaaacttttttttctccttaaaGAATTGAAATGCTTATTTTTTTGAAACACCGTGTAGGGTTCGATCCCCTGCAGCAGCACTTATGCCGATGAGCAGGGCAATTTAATCAACAATTCTCATTTATACTACATTCAAGTAAATcgaaataatataaataaatacctTTCTTTTTACATTATAACTTTCATTTAGTTTCATCAATCATTAAGGTATGATATGACATTTTTGTGTTTACGTAACTACTGAATCTTAACTTTGCCAGTTTTTTTCTATTTGGTTATTATTGGCTGATtgttttaattaattttcataaataaattaacCGCTTGTAGTATGAATATGTCAAATACTAAGATTTCTGtacaatattttctgttttatgaATAATCATTTGCCTTTAGAAACAGTGTTTTGTTTGATGTATATTATAACATTTGCAATGTACTATTACTTTCATGATTTGAACTGAATAGATTTGATAAGTACCATTACAAAACATAAATTCCTTGTAACTGTTAacgctgttttttttaatactttctCCCGATTGTATCAGTATTCTTTTATTACCGCTGCTCAAAGATTCACTAAAAATAACTCATTTGCCTTCGTATTGTAGTAAATTCATTATGCGTTTCTTTGTCGGTTGTTTTTCTTCACTTTCtctcccctctcctctctctctctaagtGCCGTATCCGGAGACGTATGCGATCATGGATTGCCGCAAATTGcgattttatttaattttttatctaCGATTGTTCATGGAAGTAGTGAAGTTGTTTCCGTTGCCTTCTTCTCCCCATGCAGTCTTAAGGCAATCAATGGGATCGCCATCACGCCCACCAGTAAAGTCGAGGTCTGCCAataaatattcttttcaatttcttcaatatttttcttgaataaaGTTCTTCCCCTCTGTGCTTTCAATATagcacaaaaaagggaaaatatctTCAGTTTAATTGCAGAATTGCAATAAAAGCCCTTTTGTGAAAGATATAGGCAATGCAGGAAGAATGATCTCTCgctggtatttttttattttttgaagggAGAGGggcaataaaactcaacccattgcttcatttcttattcgttcataataattacattttaaaaaattgcttcattcatttcatttttgcaaaACTGCTCCAGATTCTTTTTTAAAGAACTGGGCTcttggctaaaaaaaaaaagggcaaTCGATCACATTTATTTCTAGAAAAATTCGGTATACACTCGATACAGTAATTGTAAACACGctatatttatttcaacaaaCAATAAATCTTCATCCACACAAAAAGATGAAtaacaaagacttcttggtaacttattttttttataaaaaagaaaatgtacagAAGATAATTGCCATTAGAAAAAGTAAACTTACTCTTTGGAGAAAAACAAGACATTCAACCTATGCAGATGTGAAATGACTTGagcattgtaaaaaaaatatttatttgtgaCTCTGATGTTTGTAAAGTCGTGTAAATTGACGTGAAGCTAATAATAAATACTATGATATCAATAACTTccaaatagcaaaaaaaaaacacgattcCTGTTATTGTGGTAATTGCTTTTGTAAGCATTTTACCATTTTCACCTGGCATTATCCTTCCCGTCTTCATTTGTCTTTCACATCTATttcgttttcttcttctttctgcCATACATCATCTTAAGAAAGGATGGAAAATAATTGGAAACGTTTTCAATTCGAATGAATCTAGAAATAAAGAATGTTAATTTGGGGTAAATTTGAATGATAATACACTTATCtctcaaagaaaataaagaatttggAATAAACACGATAAATGTGTACAGTATATATTGTGTAATGAAATTactaaaataatatcatattataAATTCACTCGAGATCCACGCTTGATTTAATATCAACTCATCATGCTTATCAAAGAATGAACACTTCCATTCCTTCTTTTACTTCGAGCAAGAGTAGGCATATTATCATTTCAGTAATCatcgcaacttttttttctcgattttAAGGTTTCTGCCATGTGAATCGCACaatagttgtttaaacattttaaacaagtgtttaaaatcttaaagaaCCATACTTAATTTATTggtaattaaatatttgaatttagaatttgtttttaaggctttaaacacttgtttcaaatgtttaaacaactactgtgcgattcacatagtaaacagcgttgtttaaattgattgaatgattgattgattttattcgtcaagaatatcacaggTGGTTTTAGTGAAATcgaagaataccttgacaggatagcccatatgaaagccgaaaggcttatttccaattggGTCCTATTGCTAGTATAAAACATTAATGTATTATAACAACAAAAAGTATAAACTACGATAAGTACTggaatatgataaaaaatacatatccaTCAGTCAAACAATTTGCAAACACCTGAACCAAACAATAATCTACCTAATGTAAGAAACAAGCTTATATTTTAACATACCGTACATTATCTACAATACTAGAAACCAACTGtacaaaatgtgtgatttttactGGTAATACTTTTCTCGAGTAAATTCCAGTTTTAGGTGTTTCTTTATTGCACTATTAAAGTGAGGTACATGTTTATTAGCTTTTACTTGATTAGGAAGAGCATTCCAAAATTGGAtcccattaaaataaaaataatgttccCGATATGTCCTTCACGGTTTTGGtaatacaaaattgaaattactaTTTCGAGTATCGTACCTATGGATATTTGATACACCGGTGAAATTATTTGCTATAATGATCTAATGTATCCGAATAGAATATCTTATGCACGTGGTGTAATAGTATCTTTGATCTACATGAAGTAATCCTGCCTTTTCAAGTTCATTACATCCGAGATGTGCTCTTGGTCCTAAAACATTTATGTATCtttcaatcttattttgaattattcttAGCTTTTTCTTATCCGTCACACCCAGGCTACCGTACCAAGCCGCTTTAGCATATAGTCGAATAGACACTGTATTAAAGCAAAGCATAAAATACGTCTAGACTTCATATTCAAACAGGTTTGATATCTATACAAAAGTTTTAAGCGTGAATTAGCCTTTTGGCGATTGAGTCTACCAAACCAGTTCATGATAGGTCACTTGTTAAATTAATTCCCAAATATTTTACTGaatctttttttctcaattaccttattattatatgaaacctTGAAATCGTGTCCGTTTTCCCAACATGTAAACTAAGCTTGTTGTCAGACATCCATTCGATGCAATTTGACACATCTGCACTAAGTATTTTTTGTCAATTATCTTGGGATTTCAAGAATCTGAATAAAGCAAGACACTATTATCggcaaataaaattaatttagatTCATTAATACAAGTACACATATCATTGATGTAAGACATAAAAAGAATGGGGCCTAAAATGCTTCCTTGAGGGACTCcacatgtaatttctttttaatattaacAGCATACATCACAATTTTCAGATTGCACGACTTAACATAACATTATAccatgtatgaggggagaataAAGACTTCAAAAATTGTGATACTATTTTTTGGTGCCAACATAGCCACTCGAAGTCAAACCATAAATCAATAAACCGAACAATACTGATTATCTTCCAACAAACACCAATTCTTAAATGTATATTAGGTGACATGGTTATCATTTAATGACAATTTAGTAGCCCCAAGCGCCTTTCCaggacaggggggggggtaataactACTTAAATTTGGTTTGGACGGGGGTGTGGTGTGCGGCTGAAAAGTTTAAAAACCCATACCCATATTTACGggtcattttggctaaaaaGGTACCCATTATTATGGATTTAttaaaatctgacaagcaagcaaaaaaaaaaaaagaaggctatCACCCAAAATTGGAGGAGAATATGGATCCATGTTTAAGCCAGTACCTAAATATTGGGGGCATTGACCCTTGTTTAAGGCCAGTAtcttaaaaaaagggggcaatGTTTCGGGATTTCCCAGCATAAAACCATACCCCATGTTTATAAGGGATTTCTTCCAAAAAAGCGAACCATTCCAGCGGCACATCCCCGTATGCGTTATTTcgtgagtacccccccccccccgggttccAGGAGGCATATTTATTGTTCGTATAATAATTAACTGATGCTGTGCATGCATAATGTGGATGTGCGGATATGGGCCTTTACAACTGAACGGAATGCGAAGTGTCAAATACAGGTCTTCTCCCATTTCATTTAATATACTTTCGTATCTTCCGTTTAATCTCATGCAAAAACGTGTGATCAGGCGGGGAGGCGACAAGTTATTTTAATGAGGGGCAAGAGCacaccattttcaattaaataGCAGGAGTAAGAGTTCCTTTCCCTTTTAATTATTTCTTCCAATTCGCTTTTCTTCACCTATTCGTCTTTTCATTCGCTGGTTTTCCCCACAACTCGATCATTCATATGTTCGATCACCCCTGCCCCCTGTAGCGCTGCACCCGTATCTAACTAAAATTCGTTTACAACCATGACAACCATTTGGTATAATTGCCACTATAGCACATTTACCATTCTGTCCAATGTTTCCAATTAGACTATGCCCATTTCGTGTAATATATACTTGGCCTAACACCACGAGGTCTATAGTAGTTAGATGAACTGTTTATGAAGTAAATTTTCACTTGAAAAAGTaaacaaatgacaaaataagAAGACGTATATGTAATTATGACAAATGCGCATTAGACAAAACGAGAAGTAGGTAGGAAACTAGACTTGACGTGAAATCTATCAAATTGATAGTTGGCCATTTGGGTTTATTGGACTAGTCTGACAAGCACAGACTAGCTAATTGTAGACCAGCATACGGTAGAGTAAGCGAatgtataacaaaataataagccattttttttttaatctgatgtTTTAAAAAGTACACGTAGGCCTATTTCAAATAATCCATAGAGTCTAAAAATTATGATAACGGATAATACTTTGCCGTAAATAATGGTTGCTTAAATAATGAGTTCTTAAATTGAAACTCTGCCGGATTGTATCATGTTTCCACACTTGTACAGATGTGGGAATTCGGGGcaattgatagttttcacagcTAAGCAAAAAAGATAGAAAAGGTTGATagtaaaggaaaagaaaaggtgaaatacgtttctgaatattatgccaaaatcttaaaaaagaaagaacaagaaaaagggaaaaacacACGagggatatgaaaataaaagggaaaagagataaagaaagataaTAGAGCAGGACTTCAACGCGAAAAAAAGAAGTAATCATGAAATAGTGAATTTAATGATCTTATATAAATTGAGGACATGATGACGTGTACgatttaataaaattattttcaagtttCTTTTTGAAAGAACCAAGGGATGGGCTATCAATGATATCTTCACTGAGGGAATTCCAGAATCTCGGGCCATCATACACAAATGTTTTTGTCGccaataatgtttaaaaaaagaagaagatgaaactCGTTAAAAGCATGTAGGTCCATGATAGGTGGGATGTCTAGAATCATGCCTCTGAGGTGTGTTCATTAACAGTTGATTCCCCTTCCAACTGTGCACGATAAATCACCCTTTTAACTGCCTTTCGAAAACGTTTATTGAACGCACCAAAGATCACTGCGTTCATCCAGCTGTTCGACATCAGCAAAAGACTGGATATAAACCTTGCCATAGGTGTTGCTATGGATGCCTTCTGACTGAACTGCGACGCAGAGACAATGCTCCAGGGAAAGATAGCCAGAAAGAATGTGATTGTGGCTACTATAAGAACGCGGAGACCTTTGAGGCTCCCTCTACGTGCTTGGGTAGAGTCTCTCTGGACAGTATCACTCTCGTTGGTGATATCGCTAGGAGCCACGTTTGCAgaacgttttgactgaccggAAGCGACCAACATAACCTTGATGTTTGAGATAGACGTCAAGAGCAGAGTGATGGAGAAGATCAAGAGACTTGTGACGAGGCTTGGTCGGAAGGCGAGTCGCTCGGACGAGAAATCGGAAAGGCAGAGGTTACTCTTGGCAACAGTCCTGCCTCGAAGTAAACTCAAGGCTCCATTAGAGGCGGCCATTATGCAGACGATCAAGAGGGCGATTCTGGCGCGTTTCATCGTGACCAAACTGAAGTAACGGAGAGGAAAGATGACGGCGACAAAACGATCAAAACAAGCGCAGGAAATTAGTAGAGCCGAGAGGTTGGTTAACCCAGTACAGGCTGCTCCTCGAATCGCGCACATGGCTGATGAGAACGTTTGACCTGGGCCAATGATGATTGAAAGCATCGAAAGACCGCAACAGAAAATACCCGTGAGGAAGTCCGTCACTGCTAGAGCCTGGAATACAAACTGTTGCATTTCTTCAAAACAGTTCTTGACTTTGTACAGAATTGTGAGGATGAAGGTGTTACTAATCACTGTCAACAATAAACAAATCGCAAGAAGAGTAGCTTGTGTAATACTGAGAGCAGAAACATTGATCCCACCTCCTCCCCCTCCACCTCCACCGTCCGATATAGTCACATTAATGTAGCTCTCAGTAGTAGCCATAAGGACACACACTAACAATAAGTTCCTGAAGAATACCTGCTTGGTCCTCGGGTATTTAGTCGATAGGTCTGTGAATGCTGTTCCAGTAGATTTACCTTCTTCAGTTCTTTGTTTTCAGGTATTTCAGTCGACAGGTCGGTAAGTGTTGTTCTAGGAGAGTTTCCTTCCTGGTTTCCAAGTGCAAGAATTGAGTCTACAGGTTAGTGATCGCTATTCTGAGAGAATTTCCTTTATCTCGATTTCTCAGGTACTTAGCCGATGGGTTGGTGAATATTGTTCCAGGAGCTTTGCCTTCCCGGTCCTcagatatatgttttttttcgaCAAGTCGATGAGTGTTGTTCCAGAAGAATTTCTATCCCAGTTTGCTGGTATTTCTTTGTTGGTCGACTGTTCAGCTGTTTCGGAAGGGTCGCCTTTCTTGTTTTTACGTATAGTCAACAGGTTTTGGGTGTTGTACCAGAGAACCTTTCTTCTTAGTTTTTCAGGTATTTAGTAGACAGGTTGTTTAACTTTTTCCAGAAGAGCCTTTCTGAACTACGGGTATTTTGGTTGGTAGGATGGAGAGTATTGTTTTATCAAGAGGGATTAATAACTCCAATCGCtaaattttgtcttttttgtgaAACCAATCTGTT
Protein-coding sequences here:
- the LOC121424208 gene encoding histamine H2 receptor-like; the encoded protein is MATTESYINVTISDGGGGGGGGGINVSALSITQATLLAICLLLTVISNTFILTILYKVKNCFEEMQQFVFQALAVTDFLTGIFCCGLSMLSIIIGPGQTFSSAMCAIRGAACTGLTNLSALLISCACFDRFVAVIFPLRYFSLVTMKRARIALLIVCIMAASNGALSLLRGRTVAKSNLCLSDFSSERLAFRPSLVTSLLIFSITLLLTSISNIKVMLVASGQSKRSANVAPSDITNESDTVQRDSTQARRGSLKGLRVLIVATITFFLAIFPWSIVSASQFSQKASIATPMARFISSLLLMSNSWMNAVIFGAFNKRFRKAVKRVIYRAQLEGESTVNEHTSEA